The Pseudomonas extremaustralis genome contains a region encoding:
- a CDS encoding response regulator, with the protein MAKNVLVVDDSSSVRQVVGIALKSAGYDVIEAVDGKDALSKLTGQKVHLIISDVNMPNMDGITFVKEVKKLANYKFTPIIMLTTESQESKKAEGQAAGAKAWVVKPFQPAQMLAAVSKLILP; encoded by the coding sequence ATGGCGAAGAACGTATTAGTGGTCGACGACTCCAGCAGCGTGCGGCAAGTGGTCGGCATTGCCCTGAAGAGCGCCGGTTATGACGTGATCGAGGCCGTCGACGGCAAAGATGCCCTGAGCAAGCTCACCGGGCAGAAAGTGCACCTGATCATCAGCGACGTGAACATGCCCAACATGGACGGCATCACCTTCGTCAAGGAGGTCAAGAAGCTGGCCAACTACAAGTTCACGCCGATCATCATGCTGACCACCGAGTCCCAGGAATCGAAGAAAGCCGAAGGCCAGGCCGCGGGCGCCAAGGCCTGGGTGGTCAAGCCGTTCCAACCGGCGCAGATGCTGGCGGCGGTGTCCAAGCTGATCCTGCCCTGA
- a CDS encoding STAS domain-containing protein: MPITLDTFDGTTHVSIDGELTIYTVAELAATLLPHVGAAPRLALDLSQITEIDGAGVQWLAVIRREAASSGTTVSLAAQSQAVAQTLQLCGDAIF; this comes from the coding sequence ATGCCGATCACCCTCGACACCTTCGACGGCACCACCCACGTGAGTATCGACGGCGAACTGACCATCTACACCGTGGCCGAACTGGCCGCCACTCTGTTGCCACACGTGGGGGCGGCGCCGCGCCTGGCACTGGACCTGTCGCAGATCACGGAAATCGACGGCGCCGGCGTGCAATGGCTCGCGGTCATCCGGCGTGAAGCCGCCAGCAGCGGCACGACGGTGAGCCTGGCCGCGCAAAGCCAGGCGGTCGCGCAAACGTTGCAATTGTGTGGCGACGCGATTTTTTAG
- a CDS encoding chemotaxis protein CheA, with protein sequence MSINLDQAQQTFIVEARELLQAMEQSLLQLESEPGDEDAIGAVFRAAHTIKGSAGLFGLASIVSFTHIVEDVLDRLRDGHVAVDAALIAVLLQSGDHMLELIEVVASRGEALPSAALEREAALREALGAYQEAPLPSADIDTVAMDDDVPTEVLWHLSLRFGADVFRNGMDPLSFLRYLETLGQLLHVTTLTDSIPAVDGWDPESCYLGFEIDLRSSASHAALNEVFDFVRDDCEVQISVVDEPSDNSTAVDSEEVAEVEQGPTTAVQPRAAASGDAKLRDGNYVRVNADKLDELINLVGELVIASAGASLLARSCNNDPLQEATSTVSGLVEEILDGALHLRMIPIGDTFNRFRRVVRDVSQELGKDIDLIINGAETELDKTVVEKIGDPLMHLLRNAMDHGIESADARRAAGKPTKGHLSLNAYHDSGSIVLEIADDGAGLNRERILAKAQERGLVASGAALTDQEIYNLIFEPGFSTAEAVTNLSGRGVGMDVVKRNITLLRGTVDLDSRPGEGTVVRIRLPLTLAIINGFLVGIDHCTYVIPLDMVQECIELDERQRQSSREQGYLDLRGEVLPLVDLRDHFSHEGPPARRQNVVVVRYAEHKAGLVVDDLLGEFQTVIKPLGKLFGALRGISGSTILGSGAVALILDIPALLNQIVQLEARTPQAPQSPPVVAR encoded by the coding sequence GTGAGCATTAATCTCGATCAGGCACAGCAGACTTTTATCGTCGAAGCGCGCGAACTGTTGCAAGCCATGGAGCAATCCCTGTTGCAACTGGAGAGCGAGCCGGGCGATGAGGATGCCATTGGCGCGGTGTTTCGCGCCGCGCACACCATCAAGGGCTCCGCCGGGTTGTTCGGCCTGGCGTCGATCGTGAGTTTCACCCATATCGTCGAAGACGTGCTCGACCGCCTGCGCGATGGCCACGTGGCGGTGGATGCCGCACTGATCGCGGTGCTGCTGCAGTCCGGCGATCATATGCTCGAGCTGATCGAGGTGGTCGCCAGCCGCGGCGAGGCACTGCCGTCCGCGGCGCTGGAGCGCGAAGCCGCCTTGCGCGAGGCGCTGGGGGCCTATCAAGAAGCACCGTTGCCCAGCGCCGACATCGACACCGTGGCGATGGACGACGACGTACCGACCGAAGTGCTCTGGCACCTGTCCCTGCGCTTTGGTGCGGACGTGTTCCGCAATGGCATGGACCCGCTGTCGTTCCTGCGCTACCTGGAAACCCTGGGCCAGTTGCTGCACGTCACTACCCTCACCGATAGCATCCCGGCCGTAGACGGCTGGGACCCGGAAAGCTGCTACCTGGGCTTCGAGATCGACCTGCGCTCCAGCGCCAGCCATGCCGCCCTCAACGAAGTCTTCGACTTTGTGCGCGATGACTGTGAAGTCCAGATCAGCGTCGTCGATGAACCAAGCGACAACAGCACCGCCGTCGACAGCGAAGAGGTCGCCGAGGTCGAGCAAGGCCCCACGACAGCGGTGCAGCCACGCGCGGCGGCGAGCGGCGACGCAAAACTGCGGGACGGCAACTATGTGCGGGTCAATGCCGACAAGCTTGACGAGCTGATCAACCTGGTCGGCGAGCTGGTCATCGCCAGCGCGGGCGCGAGCCTGCTGGCCCGCTCCTGCAACAACGATCCGCTGCAGGAAGCCACCTCGACGGTATCGGGGCTGGTCGAAGAGATTCTCGATGGCGCCCTGCACCTGCGCATGATCCCCATCGGCGACACCTTCAACCGCTTCCGCCGCGTGGTGCGCGATGTCAGCCAGGAACTGGGCAAGGACATCGACCTGATCATCAACGGCGCGGAAACCGAACTGGACAAAACGGTGGTCGAGAAAATCGGCGACCCGCTGATGCATCTGCTGCGCAACGCCATGGATCACGGCATCGAAAGCGCCGACGCCCGGCGCGCGGCGGGCAAGCCGACCAAAGGCCACCTGAGCCTGAATGCGTACCACGACTCGGGCAGCATCGTCCTCGAAATCGCCGACGACGGCGCCGGGCTCAACCGCGAACGCATCCTGGCCAAAGCCCAGGAACGCGGGCTGGTGGCCAGCGGCGCGGCGCTCACCGACCAAGAGATCTACAACCTGATCTTCGAGCCGGGGTTCTCCACCGCCGAAGCGGTCACCAACCTGTCCGGGCGCGGCGTCGGCATGGACGTGGTCAAGCGCAACATCACCCTGCTGCGCGGCACCGTAGACCTGGACAGCCGTCCCGGCGAGGGCACCGTGGTGCGCATACGCCTGCCGCTGACCCTGGCGATCATCAACGGGTTCCTGGTGGGCATCGATCATTGCACCTACGTGATTCCCCTGGACATGGTCCAGGAATGCATCGAGCTGGACGAACGCCAGCGTCAGTCCAGCCGCGAACAGGGCTACCTGGACCTGCGCGGCGAGGTGCTGCCGCTGGTGGACCTGCGCGATCACTTCAGCCACGAAGGCCCGCCCGCCCGACGCCAGAATGTGGTGGTGGTGCGTTACGCCGAGCACAAGGCCGGGCTGGTGGTGGATGACCTGCTCGGCGAGTTCCAGACCGTGATCAAACCCCTGGGCAAGTTGTTCGGCGCGCTGCGCGGCATCAGCGG